In the Acanthochromis polyacanthus isolate Apoly-LR-REF ecotype Palm Island chromosome 20, KAUST_Apoly_ChrSc, whole genome shotgun sequence genome, tgtctgatggaacatctggaccacGATGATGTCAGAGCAAATTTTAGTTTAAAGCGCAACATTTTAATCTGGaatattttacagttatgtGCAGCGTGAACTTTGATTTCAgtattactttttgtttttttacagttatatttattttcagcCACACGTATTTATATCTTATTGCTATCCCTGTGAGAACATTTACTCtcatgttttgtaaattttctgaGGAATatttttatcagctgcagttcaCCCTCgtgtcgttttaaagtttgaaaatgtgggaaaaaaatgtccacattttcaacatttttgggaaatttttgaacattttttggtgaaaaaaagaaatgttaaaaatgttttctttaagaacatccacataaaaatcaaccaaaatccagcgaaattcgctggattttggttgatttttatgtggatgttcttaaagaaaacaccagaagttttactgatatatatggaatcggtttagatatttttaggatttttttggaagatttttactcattttttgaaaataatttgaagacttttcttcctgaaggttttgcaaattttcattaATTCGGGGAatttttctgctgaattttctgatttttttcagacaaggaaacaatatttttcgctggattttggttgatttttatgtgaatgtctttaaagaaaaatcagaagttttactgatatatatggaatcggtttagatatttttaggatttttttggaagatttttactaattttttgaaaataatttgaagacttttcttcctgaaggttttgcaaattttcagagatttgggattttttttgctgaattttctaatttttttcagacaaggaaacaatatttttctctggattttggttgatttttatgtgaatgtctaaagaaaaatctaaagttttactgatatatatatggaatcggtttagatatttttaggatttatttgggaagatttttgctcattttttgaaaataatttgaagacttttcttcctgaaggttttgcaaattttcagaaatttggggaattttttttgctgaattttttcagacaaggaaacaatattttttgctggattttggttgatttttatgtgaatgttcataaagaaaatatcagaaatattactgatacatatggaatcactttagatatttttaggatttttttgggaacatttttctcattttttttaaataatttgaagacttttcttcctgaaggttttgcaaatttttgggatttttttttctgaattttattttattttttcagacaagaaaactattttttggtgcctgtaaatgaggacagcaggagggttaaccaTCATGCCGGCTGATTAACAGATTTCCAGCGGATGAATGGACGTTTGCGTTTCATCGTATAAACTTCTTACACTCGGAGCTGCACTGGCAGAACTTCTCGCAGAAGTTCTGGGCGGTGACGCACGGACACGAGGAGTCGCACGGCTGCCGGGGGTGGTCACATGGCTGGTAGTTGTAGACGTGATTGGACGAGCCGTCTGtaggaggaaacatggagaggACGGTTCAACATAGGAGCTTCCTGCagctaaaaacagaaactgagttgaaaaccaaagaaaataaaaaactttttttatagatttttgcctgttttgttaaattacagggGAAAGATGTGTTGAATGTAAACAGTTAATTCATATATTATACAACATTTAAACACTTTCAGACCAAATAATGAGGACCAAACATCAGTTTTATCCTCCGATTGCCTCCGTTTGCATTAATTAGCACGTTTGTGGGCTCTTTTCTAGACTTCCTGACCTTTCTTCAGCTGGATCTTCCTGCAGTGAGTGGCCCACAGTCTgtgtttcctcttcttcttcctcggCGGCGTGTCCTCGTCTTCGGCCGGAGCTCGAGCGATGATGCTCGACTCCTTCACCCTGAACTCGTAGACCTGCGACGGAAAGACGAAACGTGGAAGAAGGAAGCTCGTTTCACACAGAGAGGCTGTAAGGTGCTGTAGAACGGAGCGTAGACGCGTTTGGACGGGAAAACTAAGACAGCTTAGTGTGCCTGATGTTTGCAAAAAATACGTAAATATCTagtttcagtaaataaatacaaggtGCCTGACGCTGTAGATGCAGAGATGTACATTTAACTGGGAGTTAAATAAATTAAGCTGCTAGATTAGTGTGCTCTCACCTGGAAGATTTcaggttttaaagtttaaacctCAGATATTTGTGTGCTATTCTACTTATACTGtactgaaatgtttaaaaaaaggcaggaaaaagTGCAGAAATTCACTCAGACTGCCTTCAATTTTACTGAGTTTagttttaaatggattttttatCTTCTTAAGAAGCTTCCGAGTCGTTTTAGCAAATCACTTATGTAATACTGATgctatttgttatttttcttatcTCTAAAATAACCTAAAAGTCTAATAAATCAAAACCAAACATCTTGCCATTTGTGTGCTTTTATACTCCGATTTAAATGTTCAAATacgtagaaaaaaaatgcataaattaaaAGTCCAGAAAAGTTTAAACCAGAATTTACACCAAACAGTTTTGGTTCTATTTAAAATTTTACtgagtttttaatgtttaatttttttttttttcatttttgcagctgAATTTGACTATTAGcttaaaaactgaacaaatctGAGCGTCGATAGTTCAGTTTTATGCGTTTTAAATTCATAAATGAATGCATTCCTGGTCTCAGATGAAACTAAACGCTGCTACCTGTCTGCAGCTCTTGGTGCCGATGAGTCTGGCGATGGCGCAGTAGTTGTCGTAGTACGTCCCGATGAGAACCCTAAAGAGAGAAGCCTCGGCGCCGCTCCAGTCCACCGCTTCGGCTTCACCGCTGAGCTTCATCTTCACCGGAGTCTGACACCGAGAGTTTCCCTCTGCAAACACAGAGCGTCCGGGTTTCTATCGGTTCGCTTCTTCACATCAAAGCAGGAATCTGTCTGTTCCCTACCTGAGCTGCTGGTCGTCTCGTCCTTCTTGTCCTCGTCGTCCTTGTCGTTGTCCCGCTCGTCCTCCTTGCTGCCCTCCCGGTCGCTGTCCGTGTCTTTGGTTTCCGAGGAAACGGTGGGGGTGCTGGGCCGGCTGTTGCTGTTGGGGAGTCGTCCACGGCGACGGCCCGCCGTGCGTTTGGAGGGCGTCTTAGCGCGTTCAGCGACGACGCCGGCCGGATACTCCCTCACCATCCCATCCTGAGGAATATTACATCAAAGTTTAGctaaacaggagaaaaaataacagagaaacTCTCTGGTGCAGCGTCGACACATCCAAACGTCAGCATTATgaagatttaaaaacatttaaaaactacagtTACAGACATCTCCTGCATCATCAGTATTTATAACTGACAGAAGAAcctaaatctgaaaaataaaacatgtaaaatatagaGAAAAGATTCAATATCAGTGTTTTCAATTCAAGGAAAAAGATCTGAGCAATATCagtaatatctgtaaaatatcagtaTTCTTTTACTTATAGAAGAATCtataaaattataaataaaatctgtctaaaattaATAGTTCTACTGATGGAACaatcagtaaaaaatagataaaatctataaataattggtattttttttaccaacgTAAAATTCGTAAAAGATCAGTTTTTCATACTTAGAAAATAACCTCAGAAAATATATAATCTGTAAAAATCTAgataaaacctgtaaaatatctgtattttctaCTCATGGaacaatgtttaaaatatgtgCAATAACAGTATTTTTTAGTCTGAACATCTGATTCTGTTCCtattaaaatctgtaaaatattaacaGTATTTATGttcatttcctgtttatttCTACTCGTGTTTTTTCTCATCTCGTCCTAAAAGGCAGACGTCTGTGTGAATATTAAACTAGAAGAAGATCCCAACGTTACTGCGGCGGTACTGAATGAGTATTTAGTGACTCACCTGCACCAGGTACATGTAGCAGTCGATGCCGCAGGGCTTACTGTCCACCAGGTTCTCCAGGTTCTTACGCTTGTAGGTGTTTGGAGTCGCATGGAAAGCTGACAGAGAAAAAACACGTTATTTTATCGGATTTAAACAAATTTGTGAAAAACGTTCTAACTATACGCCTCCGTTTGGCTCATTTGAGTggatttctactttttttttttgtgtctgtgtggactCACGGTGGAGGAAGCAGTCGTATTTGAAGCAGCGTCTGCAGAACAAGGTGTGGAAGGAGTGCAGACTCTGCTCACGCTGCACAGAGCGAGCGTTCGGACCGTCGATGTTCGGCGTGCATTCAGGAGGCAGCGCTCCGGGCAGCTGCTGCTCCGTCAGCTCCTTGTACCTGAAACACAAGAGAAGCAGAGTTTAGAGGCAAAGCTGGTCCAAACAGACGtatcagcgctcgatttagacggccgccaggtcgccatttgcgactaaaaaccgattttggcgaccaaaaatgacaaaaaacacgctggttaggggcccaaatattttgatttgggctactgacctccaaatccaagtttcagggatggcaattttccgcggatctccgccgatttaatttcaaatttgaacactttattgtcgctgatgttaacgtcgttaacatcTCACGGGAGTCCGCGAGACTccgtcggatccagaaccagcccagaatgtggtggcggcatccggaggacagcaccaactgagcctgagcaccgcgaacggaaagcaccaagccaccggagctgtcatttttaactcggcgtccgccggctgctctccccggtcacagactgctcagactccccggctggctagctatcccccgctagctgctcggctaacacctgcccgggacaaaccgcacctgttccggctgtcaacgtcccagtcgcccgctaggagctccggacaatgcgctgctcattcgtgggtgacttttcacggccgtggggggttttaaggcacactttgcccagcgaCCAGTGATAGCTCGGCGGTTCCAGCTAACAAGTTCACgtggaggaggaactggattcccccaccccccaccaaAAAGAAAGTAGGATTAattttttggccactaaaagttgattttggctcctaaaaatgtctaaattgacgtatgttggtggcccaaaaaatgtcatttgggcgaccggacctctcggccttaaatcgagcgctgcGTATTAGAAGATGCAAAAAGTGATTTCTATCAGAGAAGTGTGTTCGTATTTATtaggggtgtaacggtacaCTAAAATGTAATTTCGATTCGGTTCAGTTTCCTAGAGTATTCGGTTCGGTTAATTTTCGGtacaaaaaaggcagaaaaagaacGTGAATAAGAACGTAGTCCCGTGGCAATAAAAACTCCAGTGCCATGTGTTATTGCTTTGGCCCGGTCAGAGTCGCGTGTCAGAGGTTGTTTAAAAGCAGACGTTATCGGTGTTTGCACCAAgctggttttctttcttgttgatGTAACATTTACTGTCGGGTGATGCCGTTTTAAGTGCGTTAACATATTAGACGTGTTTCCTGTAGCTTACCCGATCTCCGTGGAACAGTGCCGACACACAACTTTGGTTTTATCCACTTGTCTTTGTCCATTGGTAACTGTAAAAGGAAAAccaaaatgttcccaaacaGGAGAGCGTAGTGAGCTGGGAGGGTCTTCCAGCTCAGGTTTGATGCCATTTAACAATCCTGCTCGCAACGCCTGTGTGTGGTGAGTGGTGTCCGACACTCTAAAGCATCCGTGTGAAAACACGTTAAGGACTTCAGTTCCCGACAGAGCGCTTAGATCACTGTAGTCATAAATTTGAAGAGAAAATAATATGAACCGAAACGGTGCGCAAGTGGACCGAACCGAACATGCCGTACCGAAACGGTTGAATACAACCACGTGAACCGTTACACCCCTAGTATTGATGCAACTCTGGAGTGATGtgtaaccctcctgttgtcttcatttacaggcaccaaaaaatagtctccttgtctgaaaaaaatccaaaaattcagcaaaaaaatttcaccaagtttctgaaaatttgtaaaactttcaggaagaaaattccagtaattccttaaaagttttatttaaaaaaaatccccaatgaatgaatgttcttaaagaaacatttttttaaaaattccaccaaaacattttcaaaaattccccaaaaatgttgaaaatgtggacatcagaagtgtcactgtgatttttaaaaaatttttccccacattttcaaactttaaaacgagtgaAATTGACCCACAgcacgacacgagggttaaaagttttatttttaaaaaaatatccccaaatttggcaagaaaagtcctgtaaatattttcaaaaaatgagtaaaaatcttccaaaaaaagtcctaaaaatatccaaagtgattcCACATATGTCAGTAAGacctctaatattttctttaagaacattgagaaaaaaaatctgccaaaatccagtgaattttgctggattttggttgattttttttttccacacacacaaacatcccacTCACTTCTCCTTGAGCTCCTCGGTGGAACCTTTGTCGGGGAACATGGAGGAGATGGCTTCAAAGATCTTGTCGGAGGGAAACTTCTTGCTGGCATCGCTGTTGGTTCGGCCTGCAGACGAAAAGAACAAACGTTTTCCATCagcaaacaaaataattttcaaaattctaCATTCTTGTGTTACTAAAACTAAAAGAGAAAGAATTACAAGCTGTAGAAACCGACATATTTATCAAGAACTCGTACATTTAACGATGACATGTTtctacattcacaaaaatatatGCAACGGTAGCACTTTAGAGAAGAATCTGTGGAATATCCGTATTTTTTACTTACTATCATTATTCCTTCTAATGGAACAATCTTTGAAATAAACAAAGCCGTGTAAAAGCCGTTTCTGCTGTATCTCAGCCGTGGTCTCACCGTCGCTGTTGGCCAGGCCGTCCTTGCGGGGGTCCTCTGGGTGGTCCTTGCCGTCACAGAGCTCCATCTTGTCCACCTTGAAGtcctgctcttcctcctcctcgtcatCCTCGTTGTCGCTGTACTGTGCCAGAGCGCTGACCAGCTCCACGAAGATCTCGTCGTTGATGAAGCCGCACTCTGCAGAAACGCGACGACGGCGAGTTTCCTCATTATTTGAcagcaagaaaaagaaactgcTGTCCTCTTTTCAGCTTTCccacagtccttgaactaaccATGACTAGCTCTGTTTAGCCACACCAAAACTAAGCTTTAATCCAAAGCGACTTACATGTGAAGTCAACAACTAGGAAttcatttatataattaatGCATTACTACAATATTTGCCCAATATGACtgaaaagtgactcaaaatgacttgaaatctgcaCAAATATCTCAAAATTAGTCTAATATGTAacaaaaattgcccaaaatgacttgaaacttgtccttAATCCTGcaaatttggacaaaatgacaaaaattgccCAATATGActtaaattatataaaatttgcaaaaagtcTCACAAAATGTATCCAAAGTCTCTCAACACGTGTCCAATATGAGtgaaaaatgatacaaaatgacttgaaatccaCACAAAATctctcaaaatttgtccaatatgaaaccaaaaattgcccaaaatgtcTTAAACTTTTCTATAATCCCAGGAATTcggataaaatgacaaaaaatttgcCCGATATGActtaaaaaattacacaaaatgtgtCCAAGTCTCTCAATATTTGTCTAATATgacgaaaaaaaaacaactataaaataACTTCACATTTGTCCATAATCCTGCAAATTTGTACAATACGACTCAAAATTTGTACAATTTCacttaaaaatgattcaaaattagGCATGGGCCGGTTACCGGTTTTAAGGTATACCATGGTATGAAAAAGTCAAGGtttcaaaaccactaaaatttTCCGTCATACCGTTCCTGCGGTatgagcgttttttttttaatgtgacgtCTCATCAGGGAGAAAGTAGAGGTCCCTCACGCTGTGAGAAGCTGCAGCCTAAAGCACCCCTCCCCCCGCTCACCTGCGTTTGTTGTGAGTGACAAGCAGGCAGCTCTGCAGGCTGTGCGATGGCTGAAGGAGGCGAGCCCCCGGAACTTTTTCCGCCGTCCAAGCGGACTAAGTCGGCTGTTTGGGAATACTTCGGCTACCGTAAAAAGCCAGACGGCCACGGCTTGGAGGAAGAAGGTCGCCCGACGTGCAAACCGTGCTTGAGGACAGTGGCAGCCCGAGGAGGCAATACATCGAATATGATAGCGCATCTACGGGAGCACCACCCATCGCTGTATGCTAAATTAAAGGTGCTGTCTTGAAATGAACGAGCGTATTAGCGTCTGACATTAGTGAAATGAGCTTGTTACCGAGGCAGATATGGTAACTACCATATCTTATCTTCATCTCTAtcttttagtaactttttttatattttaactgaGGCAGATATGGTAACTAGGTTGCTAAGGATTTATCTTAGCATGCTAGTTACCATATCTgccttagtaaaaaaaaaaaaaaagttatccaCAACCTTTTTCTTTCATCAATCTTTATTGCTAAGATGGATAACAACAGCTAGTTTACTCTAACATTTTAGAGCTGCAATCATAATACCGTGAAACCGTGATATTTTTGCCTAAGGTTATCATACCGTCAGAATCTCATACCGGCCCATGCCTATTCAAAATAACTTGACATTTGCACAAAATCTCTCAAAAGTTGGCCAATATGACTCAAAAACTATACAAAATCTCACTAAATGTGTCCCAACTCAATATTTGTTCAATatgattcaaaatgtgtccaatatgaatgaaaaatgatataaaatgacttgaaatctgcaCAAAATCTCTCAAAATTTGTACAACATGAAaccaaaaattgtccaaaattacttgaaatttgtATCATAATCAAAAttcgtctgttttttttaatttagaaaaatcGCAATATTTCGTCAAACtcacatttaaacatttgcaaaaaatgaaCAGTTCACTTTTACTAGGTTctgttgaaataaaaaaattctgcagCCTTCAGCTCAACTGAGAAGCAACGACTGACTCCGATACGACCGACGGTCACGgggcaaaaattcagggacttctcggctgaactgcaggcagtgttcacacTTTTTCTATGGGTAGAtgtaaaaatgttgtacatacGGACTCCAGGCTTTGTCCattttgtaaaagaaattatccaatatttttgtcactttatttaTTACTTCAGTATAAAATAACCAAGCTCAAATGATTCACATTGTGTTTGTGAATGTTAGTAACTGAATCGTTTCAGCCATAACTCAAAGCCTCACCTCTGTCTCCGTGGACTTTGCCGTCGTAGTTCTTGATGAGCTCCTCTATAAAAGTGCCGTCCTGGTCCAGGATCTCGTCCCCCATGTAGGGAATGTTATGAAGCACCGTCTCGTCCTCCACCTGAAGCCACACAGAGTTCAAACTTGTGcagcaagacacaaaaacaccgcAGAGCTCCGTTTCCAGCTGTTAAAAAGCTCACCATGAAGTTCTGCTGCAGCGGGGACCAGGAGTACATGACGGGGACCGAGGCCACGGCGTTCAGAGTCTTCAGGGGGATGACCTGCTTGGAGAACTCGGAGAAGCCGCTGTCCACGGTGCACTGCAGCGGAGAAAAAGCCAAAAAGTCCGGTCAGAGCAGCGTCCACAGCCTCATCCTACACATGCCAGCGCGGCGTTAACGCTCTCACCTCTCGGGTTCCTCTCAGGGAGCTGACGGACGTCATGATGTGAACCGGCTGGATCCGCCTGGTCTTCCACTCCTGGTTCAGGATGTCAGTTCGCTCCATGATTTTCTGGCGGTTGGTGTTGAACATGCTCTAACAgacaccagccaaagtgggaaaAAGTTGATTTTACCGCCACGTTCAGCAGCTATAACGTTACTGAAGAATTAGACATTTACAAGCAGAAACTTCTGAATAAACGGATCAATTTTAGATTCgtttcagaagaaaaaacaaaaaaatacaattccCACTAAAATTGTGACTCACAATGCAACATTTTCTAGTTTGTTCTTAGTTTCTTTGCATCCGGCACTAATCGGTATTCAGGGTAGAAATAAATCAACCTCAAAATCACCGTTTAAAACAACGCAGTTGATaaatgtcagcagcagcagtttaagATATACTTTTGTTTGGCGCAGTTGCAGCaaaattcacattatttttaGATTAAGCACTGTTTAGGCATTTCTTCTATGTCGTTTTCCGAGCAAAATCTGGCCAAAGAATTCCATCTGGATTAACAAAGTTTGAACTTATCttcaatttaaaacaaacaaacagttgCAACATTAACCCGACTTCCTCGGCTTTCTGAAGGTCTGACTGGACAAACCTTGACCTCATCGGCTCGTCTGAAGCGTTTCAGCTGCCGAAGCCTCATGTACTCGGACTTCACCCTCCTCTTCCAGCAGGCCGGACCTTTCTCCGAGCGCTTCCCTGTCAGCACCATGACGAACCTGCAGGGAACACAAAGACAACGCTTCATTTATTATGACGAGATTTCTAAAACATCCTGGCCTTTTCAACAAAACAGGTTTAGGTGGTTTTCCAATACAACTGAGTACCACCTCATTGAGGGTGGAGTCGTAGTACGGCGGCACGGAAGCCCCTTCATGCCATTTATGTGCGACACAAACGCAACACAACAATGGAGGACATCGTGGGGATGGTATACGTGCTGCTGGTCTAtggtttttttgtcatattcaaAAGGCgcttttccaccagcacctACTCATCTCGACTCTATtcagtttgtgaggttttccattaggacGTAGTACCTGCTACTATTTTAGTTCCTACTCAGCCGGGGTTCCAAGCAGGCCGAGTGGACCtgataatgtgacgtctacagagtgcaggccactgattggacaggtaGTGACGACACACAAGAGCGACTCCTTCATAAAACCCAGTGAGTGTTTTGTGACTTCAAGAAACTGTTACCTTATTTATCCCGTTAGTGGCGAGCTCACTTCAAACAAGCAAACATATTTTGAAAGTAACGTTGTTTCTTGTATGCAAACAATAAGCTAGCTAGGTAGCCATCAACGCCAACTCTGTGGCTGGGCTGCCGCAATATGACGCCTCCACCCATGATGAGGTGGTGCTCAATTGTAATGGAAAACGACCTAAACCGAGTTGAGTAagtgctagtggaaaagcgcCTGAAGTAAAAAAGGTTCTGTGAAGAGCAATGCGCGCTGTCGCTGTTGCCAGTTTTTTCTTAAAATGGTGGGTTTGGTTTTTGTGAAGGAGTGCgtcatcactccctgtccaatcagtggccagcactctgtagacgtcacattatcaGTTCGACTCCAGCtcctaatggaaaacctcacaaaccgagtCGAGTCGAataggtgctagtggaaaagcgACAGTGTGTCTGGAGAGTCTGCAGGCGGTGGTATGACTGAATGTTTTCAGTCGTCTCATTGAAACGTCAAGTGATGGTGGCAAATTAACGTTCCACGTAGGGCTGGGCgatgtgaccaaaattttatatcccgatacgatatacatcatgatatagcatatttttggtaaattcaatgaatgaacCGTTTATATAAAATTGTCATGTGAACAAGCAGTTTGAAATCATATATTCAACAAATAAAGGGAGTAGGTATATCTAGGATAGAGTGTTTGCACTAACTCAAGAAACCCCCGTTTCTCCACTGTGTAGATTGGAACCATATCTTTATAGCTGTGCTTGGCAACGGCCGTAGTTATTTCCTTCCATCTGCGGAAGGTATGGCTATATGGTG is a window encoding:
- the ezh2 gene encoding histone-lysine N-methyltransferase EZH2, whose translation is MVLTGKRSEKGPACWKRRVKSEYMRLRQLKRFRRADEVKSMFNTNRQKIMERTDILNQEWKTRRIQPVHIMTSVSSLRGTRECTVDSGFSEFSKQVIPLKTLNAVASVPVMYSWSPLQQNFMVEDETVLHNIPYMGDEILDQDGTFIEELIKNYDGKVHGDRECGFINDEIFVELVSALAQYSDNEDDEEEEEQDFKVDKMELCDGKDHPEDPRKDGLANSDGRTNSDASKKFPSDKIFEAISSMFPDKGSTEELKEKYKELTEQQLPGALPPECTPNIDGPNARSVQREQSLHSFHTLFCRRCFKYDCFLHPFHATPNTYKRKNLENLVDSKPCGIDCYMYLVQDGMVREYPAGVVAERAKTPSKRTAGRRRGRLPNSNSRPSTPTVSSETKDTDSDREGSKEDERDNDKDDEDKKDETTSSSEGNSRCQTPVKMKLSGEAEAVDWSGAEASLFRVLIGTYYDNYCAIARLIGTKSCRQVYEFRVKESSIIARAPAEDEDTPPRKKKRKHRLWATHCRKIQLKKDGSSNHVYNYQPCDHPRQPCDSSCPCVTAQNFCEKFCQCSSECQNRFPGCRCKAQCNTKQCPCYLAVRECDPDLCLTCGAADHWDSKNVSCKNCSIQRGAKKHLLLAPSDVAGWGIFIKEPVQKNEFISEYCGEIISQDEADRRGKVYDKYMCSFLFNLNNDFVVDATRKGNKIRFANHSVNPNCYAKVMMVNGDHRIGIFAKRAIQTGEELFFDYRYSQADALKYVGIEREMEIA